Genomic DNA from Brassica rapa cultivar Chiifu-401-42 chromosome A04, CAAS_Brap_v3.01, whole genome shotgun sequence:
CCTCTCAGCTCTGTGTGAGAAGGGACAACTGGACGGATCCCTGCCCGGGGTTAAAGTCTCACGCGGTAGCCCACCAATCAACCACCTCCTGTTCGCCGACGATACCATGTTTTTCTGTAAATCGAAGCCATCCTGTGTATCAGCACTAATGAAGATCCTGGCTATCTACGAAGCAGTTTCGGGACAGAGGATAAACCCTCAGAAGTCGGCAATTACCTTCTCAGCGAAAACACCTGCCCCTGTCCGAGCTCGGGTCAAAGATACTATGGCTATCTCTATGGAAGGCGGGATTGGAAAATATCTAGGACTACCCGAACACTTCGGTCGCAGGAAACGAGACATTTTCGCGTCTATTGTAGATAGAATAAGGCAAAAGGCACACAGCTGGACAGCCAAGTTTCTATCAGGTGCGGGTAAACAGATCATGCTTAGATCAGTCCTCTCCGCCATGCCTTGCTATGCCATGTCGTGCTTCAAGTTACCAGTCTCCTTATGCCGACAAATACAATCGATCCTAACACGGTTCTGGTGGGACGCCAACCCGGAGAAAAAGAAGATGTGTTGGGTTGCATGGACAACTATGGCATTGCCAAAGTATGCGGGAGGTCTCGGTTTTAGAGACATCGAAACTTTCAATGACGCTTTGTTAGCAAAAATTGGCTGGAGAATCATCAAGGATCCTCAGTCTTTGCTTGCTCGAGTACTGCTCGGGAAATACGCCAAGGACTCTTCATTCATGGATTGTGCTATCCCTGCTTCAGCCTCTCACGGCTGGAGAAGTATCTTAGCCGGAAGGGAGATTCTCAAGAAGGGACTTGGTTGGGCAGTAGGCAATGGTGAATCGATCGGACTCTGGAGCGATCCCTGGCTCTCTTTCAACACCCCTTGTCGACCAATTGGACCTGCTACAGCAGAGAACCACTCAATGAAAGTGAGTGAGCTGTTATGCCCACTTAGTAACCAGTGGGATGTGGAGAGAATCCGAGCTATCTTACCTCAGTATGAGGACGCTATTTTGGGAATAAAAACAAGTGCAACGCCTTCCCTTGATACTCTCCTTTGGCTACCAGAACGGTCAGGCATATACTCAACTAAAACAGGTTATGGCATTGGCATGATCGATGATAAGGAACCTGAAAACAGGGTCAACCCAATAAACTGGCTTGAACATGTCTGGAAGGTTAAAACTGCACCAAAGCTCAAGGACTTCCTATGGAGGGTTCTTAAAAAGGCCATACCTGTTAGCTCGAACCTTGAAAGCAGAGGAGTAGCGAGCTTTGCCTGTAAGAAGTGTGGGGCTTACGAGGACGACATCCATGTTTTCCTCCACTGTCCAATTGCAGAAGAAGTCTGGAGCCTTATCCCGGTCGCGCTGAGGCCATCTCCCATCATGGGGTCGCCAGAAGATATTGTTAAGAACGGTGCTAAGTACACTCCTCTGCCTCCGGTTGGATTAACTTCCCCGATATGGCCTTGGGTTATGTGGTATTTGTGGAAAGCTAGAAACAAACTGATCTTTGAGAACAGAAGCTTCACAGCTCAAGAAATTGCTCTAAAAAGTGTGCAGGATGCAAAGGAATGGAACAACGCGCAGGTTGAGAGCATGGGACCAAAGCTGACTGGCCAATCACAACTACGACCCCAACCTCAAGCTCTCCGATCTCCTCCGACTTTCTCTCCTGATATACTAGTATGCAGCGTGGACGCAGCTTGGGATGCCAACACTGGACGATGCGGGATAGGGGGAGTTTTCTCGGGAAGTATGGAGAGACCTGGACACAATTTATCTGAAGCGCATAGCTATGTATCATCAGCTCTAATGGCCGAAGCCATTGCTGTTCGTTTGGCGGTTTCAACTGCCGTGTACTCAAACGTCCGATCCCTAGCGGTTCTATCGGATTCTCTATCTCTTATCAATCTTTTGAAGAAGGGAGGAAACCAACCTGAACTGTTCGGTATCATGTTTGATATCTATCACTACTTATCACTCTTTGATTCCATATCTTTCCATTTCATTTCTAGGAACTTTAATGCTGAGGCTGATTCTGTGGCAAAATTAGCCCTTGCTATGTCTGTAACAAACTCCATTATGGGGGAGTAAAACCTTTTTCATTATGGAATGAAATGctagtttgatcaaaaaaaaaaagaaaaaaaacaagaatttgaccccaaaaaaaaacaagaaaaaaagagagcaacGTGGTATATTTGGTTTTGATAGAGAAGGAGAGAGGAGACCAACACATTACACATACAAACACATTTTGatgtcactctcgatctgaaaCATCTCTATCTCTCCTCAGAGATTCCCTTCTCAGGCCCCATTGTCTCTCTTCCTTTTatgttacaacttacaactaAGACCCTCTCTTTACCACCAACaccataaaatataaattaaaaaatattattgatttaaGGAAAATTGGTAACAATAACCATTAATTACTGTTATTCTTCTCTAAATACGTACTAACATTTATTTTTGTGTGCTcagtgtaataaaaaaaatatacatagtTATATTTGATGTAAACGccacatatttgtttttctttgttttacatCCAATTTGAAATTCTTTTATTTGAATTTCTTCAACACgatttctaaaaaaatgattataacTAAAAAAGTACATTTTTCACATAGATGGTAACTTAATTGATGAactgttacaatttttttatgaacttttttagaagttaaaatatactgatgtattattttttttgcaacaaacgagtattctattactcaaacttgagataatagaacaaccaataaaacaaaaagatctATGAAAAGAACAGACATTCATAGCTATCGAATCAATAATTTCATTCCTAgctaaaaacaaataatttcatTATAGCCAACCAATACTGATGTATTCTATATGTTATTTAGAATGGCATAATAGTCTACCGAACACAATAAAGTAGTTTTCATATTTCCAAATCTTTCTATCTTACCAATTTATATAGTATTGTTCAATCATGACATGTATCAAccctatattatattttgacaaTGTTGATTATGCAAAAGTTATCATAGTTCAGTTTAGATTATGTGTTTGTCAAAATTGATGCAGTTTATTACAAATTTTTACTTTGTAATTCAGatattatataacaaaaatggaatttggttttgatttttatatatattatattatatatttttatatagtatgtTCAGTATTTGTTTTTCCTAATGTAAAGACAGGACATTTCATCCAAAATTCAATCATTGATTGTTACACTATTTTAtggttattttcttaatttgtctGCTATGGGTACTGAGCAAATTTAcctttgaataaattttttttggttattggaTCAAACTTTCCTAACATTATTTggtaaaagcaaaaaaaaaaatcatttctttctagaaaaaaaataaagaaaataacaaaactgGATTGGACTGGTTCTGTCGCTTTCCCTTTTTACACTTCCGACAGATTCCTTTGGCAATTCTCTCTTTCACTATTTTcactattttttgttttatttatttttctggtTAAACATATTACGGAAAAATATCATTTACCTCCAGACAATACATAAATTTGTCTATCACAGTCTCTTCTCCTTTGTATTTTTGTACAAATTGAAAACTGTAATAGTGTCTTTGCATGTGTGAGTGTACGTTTGGCCGTATGGGCATATCATGGTATGCGTTTCTTTGACCAGTTCGATAATAAAGGTTGCATGTTTTTTCTTGCTAAAAAAGAGGttacatttttatacatatatacgTGATACATGATGAACCTAACATCTTAGTTAACCACACTATAAATATAGCATGCTTGGTTGGTGTTTGTACCTAATATGTTAGGTGTATCATATGGTTCAGAATTTTTTACTAGTCTGAACGaggaaaaaattatataaattgtggagtatttttaaaaaaaaaatttcattccTTGTGTATTGTTACATAAGCTTAGAGTCGGAACGTGTTAATGGTTACTCTTTATTTTCCTTCTGACGTAGTGTTATTGACTTTATTATATAGTAAAAAGAATTTGAGATGAGACAACTATGATTTTTTCTATCACAAACTTAATAATTGGAGCTAAAGGTTGAGAGCATTTATCCacggaaacaaaaaaaattggctTAAATGTTGACATTTTGCCTTAACTTTCTTTATGGTTTAGTTgactttctattttttttaaatccttaTTCTTCAATTATTTTTGCTCCACCCATCATAGTGCATTATGAGGTTAATTTGGCTATTTATAATCGTCATCTCATGACCAGTTTCGTTTCATCTTTGAGGTTAATACTTATTGTCGCATAGTCACACCGTCCCGGGATTATTATCGTGTTATGGTACTGAGTTTTAATGTATGCACTAAACCTCAAATATATAAAGttactttaaaatatagattaacactctttctaaaattttttaaaaaaaacatagaatgACATTTCGGGCCTTCGGGGTAAGATTAATCTGGCCTATGAATTGTTCAATATAATTTACCTCCAAACTAAAAGAAGCCTTCTTGGTCAGCAACTAAAAGAAATCTCAAgcctcaaacaaaaaaaaaaaatctcaagcctctgtttttgcttttgtttttgtttttgtttttgtttttgtttttttgtattaaaataatatgagCTGTGTTCCGGCATTCTTTTCGATATCTacgttaattatattttaatttttactgaATTTTTCCATCTTTGCAGAAAAAActtctttaaaaaaacaaaaaatcctCAGGTTAGCTTAGCCACTTTAACCCTTCCCaagatttaaaacttttattctCTCTTCTCAAACCGGCCACTAACCGATACAACACAAACACGCGCAGCAAAAATACTCACGCGTCTACCCCGCGCGTATGCGTAATTTTGAACTCAACACGTTAACACGGACGTGAGACAAAGTGCGAGCCTCTGTAGTCAATCACCTTCATGTCCTGACAGTTACGGGTCTACTTTCTCATTTTACATACGCGCGCGTGAGCTAACAACCAACTCCTTGACAAATTCCGAAATTACCCCTTACTATGTTTCCTTCCTCAAAAAATATTCTCTTATCAAAATCTTCTTGTTGttactctttctttctttgcgcCTTTGagggagagaagaagatgaaggcaCCTAACATGGAGACGATAACGAAATCTCTTGAGAATATTTCTTTTAATGATCGGAGAAGAAGAGCCGAAGATGGGTTTGGAAGATCGTCGTCGAGCAATGAACATATTCCTCCGATCTCAGATAGAACACTAGAGCTCAATTCTCACTTATCTCTCCCTTCTCACTGGGAACAGTGTCTTGATCTCAAGGTAACCAATAAAAGAAAGATCTAATGAGATTCATCCTCTCTTTTATTTGGTTTCCAGCTTTCTAGGTTAAATTAATCATTGCAGAAACTTCGAACTCGTGTCTGGTTTCTTATTTTGGATTGCATTAAATGCATTTTTCTTGTCTACTTCTGATGCATTTATTGTTTCAGAGACCGTATAAATATTGTTCTCTTCataggtttttttttgttctaggCTTTGTGTTTTAGGGAAAagaagttttcctttttttaaagatcaaaataaAAAGTCTTACACATGTAAAAAATCAGTTTTAAGTATCCTTTTGCAGAAAATTTTAAGGGTTTGATGACAAAGAAACACTTAAGTTCTTGGATAAATTACCAAAGATGGATTTTAACATTTATTTGTTCAGTGATATATGTCTAAGATTTGCAATGCCTATACTACcagaaatttatatataaaaagcaCATAGTTATTTGCTTATTTATAGATCTAGGACCAAAGCTTTTTCTCTTAACACAACTTGGTTGCATAAGAAAGGAGAGTactaaagaaaaggaaaaagaatatAAAAAGTTTATCTGGCCATTAGCCGTAAAATCAAAAAGAAGTTACATTGTTTACTTTTTGACTGAATTATagagttgtgttttttttgttagacaGGAGAGATTTACTACATCAACTGGAAAAATGGAATGAGAGTGAAAGAGGATCCAAGGAAAGTGATGATAAATGCAGATAGTGACAGTGGAGAATCATATGGAACATTGTGCTCAGAAGAAGATAGCTCATATTACGACAGTGAGGAGTCTTCATCAGCGTCATCTCCATCATCAAGTGAGAATCAAAAAGAGGAtgaggatgaagatgatgaagacgaagaagaggaagatgaaggcgaagaagaagatgtgctTGTGGTTGCTGGATGCAAAGCTTGTTTCATGTACTACATGGTTCCTAAGCTTGTAGAGGACTGTCCCAAATGTGCTGCACAGCTTATTCACTTTGATCGACCTCATTCTGCTTCTTCTTGAAACGTCTCTCTTTGTTtccacttttttttaattttctcttaTGAGAATTTGTTTAGGTTGTttcctctttctttctttaatcTTATATTTGTTATAACTGAATGATTTCTCTTGCAAATGAGCATTAACAACGAGTTTCAATGGCAGTGTTTCAGACGtcggtaaaatgttaaaatgaatCTGAAATTTGGAAGAAACGTAACATTTACATGAGAGTTTCCTATTTCTTTCTTTAAtctatttgttttaatttagtGTTTTCTCTTGGGCATTAACAACGAGTTCCAATGGCAATATTTTTAGATGACTGTATAGTTAAAATGAGTTTGAAATTTGGGAAAAAATGTAGCAATTACATGAGAGTTGTGTTGTGTATTCCTTCACGAGTTGAACAGAATAAATAATGCGTGAAGGGATGTTTAGGAACAGTTGTTGCATTAAAGTTGGTCAATGAAATTAGCCCTGATGAATCGGTGCCTCTTAATTTATGAAGATGAGTGCCAATCATAATGATTGCTACATGTGACTCCACATTTCATGGTTTTTCAATTCTTTTTGTTGCATCaaaatcatttttcaaaattttaatggaAACACAATATATTGATTATTAACTGGGACTAGTTGTGAATAAATTATACAGCCCTTAACTAAAACGATGGAATGATATGATAATCAATATTAGCTCACTGATTTACGATCAGCTTGGATTAGTTCGGCTCAATCTTAGTGTGATTCAAAAAGGTGTTCCCCTTATTAGTTGTAAAAAAGTTTTTCAATAAAAGatgaatttgaaaaaaacaataaagtTTATTCAGAATATCTACATCACACTTTTATATTTGACTTCAAATGGTATaattataaatgatatttttagatgaagaaataatatttttatattgaaaacttattatatatactATGTAATAGAATTTCTggattataagaaaaattagaaaaatacattagtaATAGGTTTAGAAACCAAATGTATCCAAATTTTAGAAATACATCCATCCCCCAATagtgtaaaataaatatatttctcaATAAATATTGAAACTGAAATTCGTATTTAAATGGGGTTATTATTCGGAATCAATCAAATCAACTACTACTTTTTCTCTTCAAGTAATCTTGAACCAAAGTGACCAAACTCTGAGTTAGACCTATCAAACCAAATTTGTTTGGTTTTGTCGACAAAGAGAAAACAGAGTTTACTACAAAAAGAAACTCTGATGAGACCAAACTAAGCCGAAATAAATTCGGTTATAACTCGCTTCATATATAGTTTACAGATGAGTGATTGACCAAAAAATGAAATGCTTAATCGGTTTGAAATTCTAAAATCAAGCAGAACCAGAAGGCACACTGACCTAAATCAGATAAAACCGGAATAAACTGCCAAGTGGTGTCAATACGGGGAAAACGGCTTATTCATGCCTCAACTAGGGATTGCTGAGAAAATACATACCTCAACTTTTACTGCAAGTCAAAACATACCTacactaatcaaaaatttaaaattcatgcctGAATTATGGAtcgataaaaaaatacatacacCAACTCTTATTGCATGCCAAAACATACcttaactaatcaaaaatttgaaatttatgccTAGTCTTTAGAAGTCAACGCCAAtttcaatctatactattatttgcgaagtaaattttcgtaacggagctctcacgttaaaaattagagtaGCTAAAATCTATGTTACccctaataaatttttatatatattctattatataataaaatgaattttatttgcgaagtaattttTCGCAacagagctctcacgttaaaaattagaTTGGCTAAATTCTatgttacccttaatgaatttttaaataaaatgaattttattttaaaaatcttatatatttttttaaaataattatgatgattcttatatattatgttgttatcttaaaataatattttactattataaaagtaaaaaaattaaaagaagtgattttttacaatattatatttaaaaaaaagataattcttatatatacaaatatatcttaaaatcacTTCTTAGAAAATATccttatacaaatatattgcTCCATTAATATTTACttagatattatttttatcttaaatttgaactttcaaaatagtaaaatattatttcaagataacaacacaatatataagaattatcctatatttttaagaaaatataatattgcaaaaatcatgtctcttaattttttttacttttacaatagtaaactattattttaagataacaacacaatatataagaatcatcataatttttttaaaatatataagatttttaatataattttttttattatataatagaatatatataaaaattcattaaggataacATAAACTTTAGCCACTCTgttttttaacgtgagagctccgttgctataaaattatttcaaaaataatagtatagattgaaaTTAGCGTTGACTTCTAAAGACTAggcataaatttcaaatttttgattagttaagGTATGTTTTGGCAAGCAATAAGAGTTggggtatgtatttttttatcaacccATAGTTCaggcatgaattttaaatttttgattagtgtAGGTATGTTTCGACTTGCAGTAAAAGTTGAGGTATGTATTCTCTCAGCAACCCCTAGTTCGGGCATGAATAAGCCGTTTTCCCTGTCAATACGCCCCGACTGCCAAGTGCCTTTCACTCGACAAAACCAATTAACGTCGTTTTATTTtcctaaaaataaaaacaaaaagatgttGAGAGTATATAGAGTGAATGTCTTGTATCTTCTGAACTTCTGACATATTCCATTGCTAAACAAATTGCAAACACAAAGCCTCAGAATGACTTATTACCATGTTTCTCATGAGTCAAATCAACCACAAGTCAACCCTAAAaccattttttataatttacatatccTTGGTGAATTTATATACCTATAACAACTAGCAGAAATGATACCAATATTGTACCATGCATGTGTATATGTATTCAGGTCTGAGTTTTGCAGGTTCATTTCCACTACTCCAACCCATAATGGAGGCTCCACTGCCACCTATCCACCAACCAGGACGAGTTTCAAAACTACTACAGTGGATATGGTCATGCATCCATATAGAGAGTATATGGGGGTGggtttctttccttttctcaGAACCTGGTAAATTACTAtgttaatatattacatatattatatcttTCTCTAAGTTTTCGTGTCAAGCGTTGATCCCATAGAAACTCAAGTGATGTAGTCAAGCATGAATCCTTATACGTCATGTAGAATTGTCAGTTGTAGATATCGTTagtaatctactaataatagcaatcccaattaattccaaaggttgtgagtccacttatgttgaaaggttgtatcttttgaaaaagaagtgtaaagggttgtgtcttttctaaaagttctatgttggaaggttgtgtcttttacaattaattcctaaggttgtgaatccacttatgttgaaaggttgtgtcttttgaaaaagtagtgtaaagggttgtgtcttttctaaaagttctatgtagtaaggttgtgtcttttccaattaattcctaaggttgtgaacttcaattatgttgaaaggttgtgtcttttgaaaaatatgtgtagagagttgtgtcttttctaaaagttatatgtaaggttgtgtccttctaaaaatagtctaaaagttgtgactattcactagtatcttttaaaaaatgagaagttgtgagtattagaagaatgcaactattcatattgaagggttatgactattcaaataggctttaaaaaatctataaatagtctctcccatgcatttttcaaatcaaattttcactaatctactaataatagcaatcccaattaattccaaaggttgtgagtccacttatgttgaaagattgtgtcttttgagaaaaaaatgtaaagggttgtgtcttttctaaaagttctatgttggaaggttgtgtcttttacaattaatttctaaggttgtgaatccacttatgttgaaaggttgtgtcttttgaaaaagtagtgtaaagggttgtgtcttttctaaaagttctatgtagtaaggttgtgtcttttccaattaattcataaggttgtgaacttcaattatgttgaaaggttgtgtcttttgaaaaatatgtgtagagagttgtgtcttttctaaaagttatatgttgtaaggttgtgtccttctaaaaatagtctaaaagttgtgactattcactagtatcttttaaaaaatgagaAGTTGTGAGTGTTAGAAGAATGCAACTATTCATATTGaagggttgtgactattcaaataggctttaaaaaatctataaatagtctctcccatacatttttcaaatcaaattttcactaatctactaataataaaatggtgaaaaaaaaatgtcaaaattgCAATTTTTCATCTAAACAAGGTGTCTTTTCATCTCAAAGTGGGattgctttaaaaaatataggttttatttaagtaatatgttagtttatataataagtgTTGGTATTTTATGAGAACTctcccaaaaattaaaaaaaaaatattataaatgagaCATGTCATATTAACgtaaatcaacatatatttattacaatattcaattttctgaatattcattttcaataaataaagcaggtagataaatatacaaaataacaattaccaacatacaaattataattgtttaaaattataaactaataattttaatattatgtcttaaataggaaaaaaattatatatcatgcaaaaaaaaaattgcattttgttcaaaaagtggttgaagataactatcatgtgaaaaatgtatgaaaaaatttaaaaaggatGAAGACACAATTGTATGCAATatgtgttttgataaaaaattaaagggaatattaaggtttataaaaaatatatatatatatatatatatttgaatactttgtaaatcatattttaatcatcaaaattaaatttaattatttatatggtttaatttttttatcaggcatataaaattatatattatagattataatatattttttataaaatgagttcccgtgcgatatcgcacgggctCTTTGCCTAGTATTTCTAATAGTTGTAATAGCATAGTTAtccaacttaaaaaaaaa
This window encodes:
- the LOC103865276 gene encoding uncharacterized protein LOC103865276 isoform X1; the protein is MAPSVMFLMETKNSDDFINQKLQMLHYDHYFSVPPMGLSGGLSLLWNEDTEITILESSPNLIDTKVVHKGATSFISFVYGAPAGENRACFWNKLSTVGQGRDAPWLLTGDYNDILNNAEKIGGPPRPEGSFTAFRSFVAQNGLWDLKHSGEQLSWRGNRYTHFIRSRLDRAMSNCSWAEAFPLGRCRYLRFEGSDHRPLITYFNSDRPKRQGMFRFNRTLAEKEEVMHLVDSSWHHSPLDSVIQKLNAVRRSIIQWAKEQQTQSNILIKQNQDALEEALSCAAPDPVHIEVLTKELHKAYIAEESFWLQRSRIQWLKQGDRNTGFFHAATRTRRTINSIPVIEDSQGGVVYDEQSITRVISDYFTQIFTTNGNEDFSQLQGLLSRKVTPEMNEMLTTIPSDSEIREAAKSIDGGKAPGPDGFPATFYQAYWHIVGQDVTTDVRRFFTTNHLHPQQNDTHIRLIPKVTGPRAVADYRPIALCNTHYKIIAKILTRRLKPLLSLLISNTQSAFVAGRSISDNVLITHETLHYLRTSEAKKHCSMAVKTDMSKAYDRIEWGFVKEVLTVLGFAPTWVSWIMSCIESVSYSFMINGSPQGYVKPSRGLRQGDPLSPHIFILCTEVLSALCEKGQLDGSLPGVKVSRGSPPINHLLFADDTMFFCKSKPSCVSALMKILAIYEAVSGQRINPQKSAITFSAKTPAPVRARVKDTMAISMEGGIGKYLGLPEHFGRRKRDIFASIVDRIRQKAHSWTAKFLSGAGKQIMLRSVLSAMPCYAMSCFKLPVSLCRQIQSILTRFWWDANPEKKKMCWVAWTTMALPKYAGGLGFRDIETFNDALLAKIGWRIIKDPQSLLARVLLGKYAKDSSFMDCAIPASASHGWRSILAGREILKKGLGWAVGNGESIGLWSDPWLSFNTPCRPIGPATAENHSMKVSELLCPLSNQWDVERIRAILPQYEDAILGIKTSATPSLDTLLWLPERSGIYSTKTGYGIGMIDDKEPENRVNPINWLEHVWKVKTAPKLKDFLWRVLKKAIPVSSNLESRGVASFACKKCGAYEDDIHVFLHCPIAEEVWSLIPVALRPSPIMGSPEDIVKNGAKYTPLPPVGLTSPIWPWVMWYLWKARNKLIFENRSFTAQEIALKSVQDAKEWNNAQVESMGPKLTGQSQLRPQPQALRSPPTFSPDILVCSVDAAWDANTGRCGIGGVFSGSMERPGHNLSEAHSYVSSALMAEAIAVRLAVSTAVYSNVRSLAVLSDSLSLINLLKKGGNQPELFGIMFDIYHYLSLFDSISFHFISRNFNAEADSVAKLALAMSVTNSIMGE
- the LOC103865276 gene encoding uncharacterized protein LOC103865276 isoform X2; protein product: MFPSSKNILLSKSSCCYSFFLCAFEGEKKMKAPNMETITKSLENISFNDRRRRAEDGFGRSSSSNEHIPPISDRTLELNSHLSLPSHWEQCLDLKTGEIYYINWKNGMRVKEDPRKVMINADSDSGESYGTLCSEEDSSYYDSEESSSASSPSSSENQKEDEDEDDEDEEEEDEGEEEDVLVVAGCKACFMYYMVPKLVEDCPKCAAQLIHFDRPHSASS